In one window of Zingiber officinale cultivar Zhangliang chromosome 11A, Zo_v1.1, whole genome shotgun sequence DNA:
- the LOC122031428 gene encoding protein TRACHEARY ELEMENT DIFFERENTIATION-RELATED 7A-like — protein sequence MEIMRRGRVILKRRSLPYSSSTSVGGASPANLRPRPSRRGSSAVRPASFARPTRPRTARSPRHAVNISPRAAPTARPFTPTPLQSVNPPRTTYIHGRGLSRRSTNVPYASPAFREASQVARQACSINDRLNRDAPSSSRHRSRLPSEDSDSDDQPLAQRLRRRAPPSVPDSDPSTIPSPSPPVATASPPSPPIATPTPILSQADVRPDPFTVLVEPPPAQPSPPAQPSTSQ from the coding sequence ATGGAAATAATGAGGCGTGGTCGAGTTATTTTGAAAAGAAGATCGCTCCCCTACTCGTCTTCTACCTCTGTCGGTGGAGCTTCCCCTGCAAATCTCCGACCCCGTCCTTCTCGCAGAGGATCTTCTGCTGTCCGACCTGCTTCCTTTGCCCGTCCCACTCGTCCCCGGACTGCCCGTTCACCTCGGCATGCCGTCAATATTAGTCCCCGGGCCGCACCTACAGCCCGACCATTCACCCCGACCCCTCTTCAGTCTGTTAATCCACCTCGAACTACTTATATCCATGGTCGTGGCCTTAGTCGAAGATCAACCAATGTACCCTACGCCAGCCCTGCTTTTAGAGAAGCTTCTCAAGTGGCTCGTCAAGCATGCTCTATAAACGACCGCTTGAATCGTGACGCCCCTTCTTCTTCTCGGCATAGGTCTCGGCTACCATCTGAAGATTCTGACTCGGATGATCAACCGTTGGCTCAAAGACTTCGCCGTCGAGCCCCTCCTTCGGTGCCAGATTCGGACCCTTCCACTATCCCTTCTCCTTCGCCTCCGGTTGCAACCGCCTCTCCTCCTTCGCCTCCTATCGCGACCCCGACTCCTATCTTGAGCCAAGCAGATGTTCGGCCTGATCCCTTCACAGTTCTGGTTGAGCCTCCGCCAGCTCAACCTTCTCCGCCAGCTCAACCTTCTACCTCGCAGTAG